The Psychrosphaera ytuae genome includes a region encoding these proteins:
- a CDS encoding ABC transporter permease: MFVNIAKQSLVNRKGTVLLTVLALTISIFVLLAVEHIRAQAKQSFSRTVSGVDLIVGPRTGPLNLLLGSVFRIGETGQAISWQTYQTLKDHPMVSWAAPIALGDSHKGHRVLATTSQYYEHFKYGNKQALSFAIGNEPQQDFDLVLGADIASKFNYQVGDDIVLSHGTGVTSFTHHDGTPFKVVGILDKTGTPVDQTLHINFHGLALMHGEEHEEHEEHEAHGHHGHDHDHSEHLLSAHKAADVDDNETKVSAIFVGLKARYASLIMQKWANDFKGEPISAILPGVALTQLWQIVGSIEVVLQVIAGLVLLTTLIGMSTMLLATMKERTREIAIFRTLGARPVFVFSLIQLEVIIITLVSMIVAVVVLWLGMMMAQQYLATQMGLFIDANVLTVETLWLLTFVLLGSVVIGMIPAVKAYKSSLHTSLQIKQ, from the coding sequence ATGTTTGTTAATATCGCCAAACAGAGTTTGGTCAACCGCAAAGGTACCGTGTTACTGACGGTGTTGGCTTTGACCATCAGTATTTTTGTGTTGTTGGCGGTCGAGCATATTCGAGCGCAAGCCAAACAAAGTTTTAGTCGCACCGTATCGGGTGTCGATTTAATAGTTGGCCCTCGCACCGGACCACTTAACTTACTATTGGGCTCAGTGTTTAGGATAGGAGAAACCGGTCAAGCGATCAGTTGGCAAACATATCAAACATTAAAAGATCACCCTATGGTGAGTTGGGCTGCGCCAATTGCATTAGGTGACTCCCACAAAGGCCATCGTGTGCTGGCTACAACTTCACAATATTATGAACATTTTAAATATGGCAACAAACAAGCCCTGAGCTTTGCAATTGGCAATGAGCCACAACAGGATTTTGATCTTGTTTTAGGTGCGGATATCGCCAGTAAATTTAACTACCAGGTTGGTGATGACATCGTCTTGTCCCATGGTACTGGCGTAACCAGTTTTACCCATCATGATGGGACTCCTTTTAAGGTGGTTGGTATTCTCGATAAAACAGGAACACCAGTAGATCAAACGTTACACATTAATTTTCATGGCTTAGCGCTCATGCACGGCGAAGAGCATGAAGAGCATGAAGAGCACGAAGCTCATGGACATCATGGCCACGACCATGATCACAGCGAACATCTCCTCTCTGCGCATAAAGCAGCTGATGTCGACGATAACGAAACAAAAGTATCGGCGATATTCGTAGGACTCAAAGCGCGTTACGCCAGTTTGATCATGCAAAAATGGGCAAACGACTTCAAAGGTGAGCCCATCTCTGCCATTTTACCTGGTGTTGCATTGACTCAACTTTGGCAAATTGTCGGCTCTATCGAAGTGGTTTTACAGGTAATAGCAGGTCTGGTTTTACTAACGACTCTCATTGGCATGAGCACTATGTTACTTGCCACTATGAAAGAGCGGACCCGTGAAATCGCTATTTTTAGAACCCTAGGTGCACGTCCTGTTTTTGTCTTTAGCCTAATTCAACTAGAGGTCATAATCATAACTTTGGTGTCTATGATTGTTGCGGTGGTGGTGTTGTGGCTTGGGATGATGATGGCTCAACAGTACTTAGCCACACAAATGGGGTTATTTATCGATGCTAACGTATTGACCGTTGAGACGCTTTGGCTATTGACCTTTGTTTTATTAGGTAGTGTGGTTATCGGTATGATACCTGCGGTGAAGGCCTATAAGAGTTCGTTGCATACGAGTTTGCAGATAAAGCAGTAA
- a CDS encoding ABC transporter ATP-binding protein, with product MSNHNVIKLSKLKFSYPQAPERTILSIGSWEVQRGEHVFLYGPSGSGKSTLLNILTGMVEPNSGSIAILDTDLATLKNKQKDKFRAQHIGFVFQQLNLIPYLSVRDNILLADYFTAKPAVKEQVEVHLLHLIESLQLPHSILSQPASQLSVGQQQRVAIARAMINKPELLIADEPTSALDQNSRDAFIELLFKLADESQATLVFVSHDKTLASHFGNVLDIESINQVQGQAQDVC from the coding sequence ATGTCCAATCACAACGTGATTAAGTTGAGTAAGCTCAAGTTTAGTTACCCGCAAGCGCCTGAACGAACCATATTGTCAATTGGTAGTTGGGAAGTTCAGCGGGGAGAACATGTCTTTTTGTACGGGCCATCTGGGTCGGGCAAGTCAACCTTGCTCAATATTTTAACCGGCATGGTTGAGCCAAACTCTGGCAGTATTGCAATTCTTGATACTGACTTGGCAACGCTTAAAAACAAACAAAAAGACAAATTTAGAGCTCAACACATAGGTTTTGTATTTCAGCAGCTAAATTTGATCCCTTATTTATCGGTACGAGACAATATTTTATTGGCCGACTATTTCACAGCTAAGCCCGCTGTAAAAGAACAGGTCGAAGTTCATTTACTCCATTTAATTGAAAGTTTGCAATTACCCCATTCAATCCTTTCACAACCTGCGTCCCAATTGAGCGTAGGTCAACAGCAACGAGTCGCCATTGCACGCGCTATGATCAATAAGCCAGAGTTATTGATTGCCGATGAACCGACTTCAGCGTTGGACCAAAATAGCCGTGACGCATTTATTGAATTGCTGTTTAAACTCGCTGACGAATCACAAGCGACGTTGGTGTTTGTCAGTCACGACAAAACACTAGCAAGCCACTTTGGCAACGTATTAGATATAGAGTCGATTAACCAAGTACAGGGGCAAGCGCAGGATGTTTGTTAA
- a CDS encoding S46 family peptidase: protein MIKKLMTTGIALSALVGATAQADEGMWQPHQLPQIKKQLKAAGLKLNPEKMADLSQFPMNAIVSLGGCSASFLSEQGLVVTNHHCAYGNIQHNSTAENNLLVNGFVAKSKDKELAATPNSRIYVTESLTNVTKDIKSSIPHGATGVAYFDAIDKREKELVADCEASQDYRCSVYSFHGGAEYFLIKQLAIRDVRLVYAPPSSIGKFGGDTDNWMWPRHTGDWSFYRAYVGKDGKPADYSEDNVPFKPDAFLKVNANGVDEGDYVMVLGYPGRTNRYRTDVEVENQFTNVYPRSKRLQEEYIDVIKANSEEGSDARIKYAGTIAGLANYAKNYGSMIESYNKGDMLERKRQLNNDLKAWINADKNRKAKYGKALDTLNALILESQKDQEADTLLGLVSRGSMMRVASNLYRLAHEKQKPNVERRRGFQDRDMRRFEQGMKVLNKRFDEQVDKALFLHFVKEYMTLPAEKRNETFDVYFGLDQGLDMKALEDKINKMYAETELTTAEARLAWMEKSVEDFEKSDDPFIQYAVTMYDVAMAKEEQDKALSGKLQQARPAYMEAMIAFKKSRGEAVYADANSSLRITYGNVKGYSPQDGLYATPFTSLEGMLAKYIPGDDEFDLFPNIREAIAAKKYGPYKNEKLGSVPVNYLSTLDITGGNSGSATLNDKGEFVGLVFDGVYESIIGDWDYDPKLNRAIHTSVPFMLWTMEYIDGAQNIIDEMTIVK from the coding sequence ATGATTAAAAAGTTAATGACAACAGGGATTGCACTTTCGGCTCTTGTTGGCGCGACTGCACAAGCAGACGAGGGTATGTGGCAACCTCACCAATTACCGCAAATCAAAAAACAATTAAAAGCGGCGGGTCTAAAGCTTAATCCAGAAAAAATGGCAGATTTAAGCCAATTCCCAATGAACGCGATAGTAAGCTTGGGGGGCTGCTCTGCATCGTTTTTGTCAGAGCAAGGCTTGGTAGTAACTAACCACCACTGTGCGTATGGCAATATTCAGCATAACTCTACCGCAGAGAACAACTTATTAGTTAATGGCTTTGTTGCCAAAAGCAAAGACAAAGAGCTGGCTGCAACGCCAAACTCTCGTATTTACGTGACTGAATCACTCACAAATGTGACGAAAGATATCAAGTCGTCTATTCCTCATGGTGCCACGGGTGTGGCGTATTTTGATGCGATTGATAAGCGTGAAAAAGAGCTAGTCGCAGACTGTGAAGCATCACAAGATTACCGTTGTAGTGTTTACAGCTTCCACGGTGGCGCAGAATATTTTTTAATTAAACAGCTCGCTATTCGCGATGTTCGCTTAGTCTACGCACCGCCTTCAAGTATTGGTAAGTTTGGTGGTGATACGGACAACTGGATGTGGCCTCGTCATACTGGTGACTGGTCATTTTATCGCGCTTATGTTGGTAAAGATGGCAAGCCAGCTGATTACTCAGAAGATAACGTGCCGTTTAAACCAGATGCATTTTTGAAAGTAAATGCAAATGGCGTTGATGAAGGTGATTACGTGATGGTGTTGGGCTACCCAGGCCGAACAAATCGCTACCGAACCGACGTCGAAGTTGAAAATCAATTTACCAATGTCTATCCGCGTTCTAAGCGCCTTCAAGAAGAGTATATTGATGTTATCAAAGCAAACTCAGAAGAGGGCAGTGACGCTCGTATCAAGTACGCAGGTACGATTGCGGGTTTAGCTAATTACGCCAAAAACTACGGCTCAATGATTGAGAGCTACAACAAAGGCGACATGCTTGAGCGTAAACGTCAGTTAAACAATGACTTAAAAGCTTGGATTAACGCAGATAAAAACCGCAAAGCCAAATATGGTAAGGCCCTCGATACCTTAAATGCACTGATTCTAGAATCGCAAAAAGATCAAGAAGCAGATACGTTGTTAGGTCTTGTGAGTCGTGGCAGCATGATGCGAGTTGCATCTAATTTGTATCGATTAGCGCACGAAAAGCAAAAGCCAAATGTAGAGCGTCGTCGTGGTTTCCAAGACCGTGATATGCGTCGTTTTGAGCAAGGTATGAAAGTGCTCAACAAACGCTTTGATGAGCAAGTAGATAAAGCATTGTTCCTACACTTTGTTAAAGAATACATGACGCTTCCAGCTGAAAAGCGCAACGAGACTTTTGATGTTTACTTTGGCTTAGACCAAGGTTTGGACATGAAGGCATTGGAAGACAAGATCAACAAAATGTACGCTGAGACAGAGCTAACTACGGCAGAAGCTCGTTTGGCTTGGATGGAAAAATCAGTCGAGGACTTTGAGAAAAGTGACGATCCATTCATTCAATATGCAGTTACTATGTATGACGTTGCAATGGCCAAAGAAGAGCAAGACAAAGCGCTAAGCGGTAAATTGCAACAAGCTCGTCCTGCGTATATGGAAGCTATGATCGCCTTTAAGAAAAGCCGTGGTGAAGCCGTTTATGCAGACGCGAACTCTTCACTTCGTATCACTTACGGCAACGTAAAAGGCTACTCACCTCAGGATGGATTATACGCGACACCATTTACCTCACTTGAAGGTATGTTAGCGAAATACATTCCGGGTGACGACGAGTTTGATTTGTTCCCGAACATTCGCGAAGCCATTGCTGCGAAGAAGTACGGACCATACAAAAATGAAAAACTAGGGTCTGTTCCGGTAAATTACCTATCAACCCTAGACATTACAGGCGGTAACTCAGGTTCTGCAACATTAAATGACAAAGGTGAGTTTGTTGGTTTAGTGTTTGATGGTGTTTACGAATCTATCATAGGTGACTGGGATTACGATCCTAAGTTAAACCGTGCTATTCACACTAGCGTACCGTTTATGCTGTGGACAATGGAATACATCGATGGCGCGCAAAACATCATCGACGAGATGACTATTGTGAAGTAA
- a CDS encoding patatin-like phospholipase family protein: MLDIYAGPAAKQQILERGFRPEDFSTFLGASGGPKWFSLFGLDKYLFGEFFKDSFHSMDLIGSSAGAFRASCLAQNDPVQAISELAYRYAATDFALDATPTGVTRAAQQLLGHILPTDKCQEVLDNPQRRVHFLTARCLGSVANENKLKQGLGLAKSLINNAIGRQHLTKQYQRVIFSSNPQPLSLQETAVFTTETVPLSQDNFHSALLASGAIPMVMLGIPDIPGAPKGMYRDGGIIDYHFDFTVQNDGLTLYPHFNKTPKAGWFDKNLKRTASAKHYDKTVMLVPSDEFVSQLPFSKIPDRTDFEKMDATTRIRYWHTVFEETERLAESFDNMVKKFDPARLKPLAF, translated from the coding sequence GTGTTAGACATTTACGCAGGCCCAGCAGCAAAGCAACAAATTTTAGAGAGAGGCTTTCGGCCGGAAGATTTTTCCACGTTTTTGGGTGCGTCTGGTGGACCCAAGTGGTTTAGCTTATTTGGCTTAGACAAATATTTGTTTGGAGAGTTTTTTAAAGACTCGTTTCACTCAATGGACTTGATTGGCTCTTCTGCTGGTGCTTTTAGAGCCTCTTGTCTTGCTCAAAACGACCCTGTGCAGGCGATATCAGAGCTTGCATATCGTTATGCTGCGACTGATTTTGCGTTAGATGCAACTCCAACCGGTGTAACAAGGGCTGCGCAACAGTTACTTGGCCATATTCTTCCGACAGATAAGTGCCAGGAAGTACTTGATAACCCACAGCGTAGAGTTCACTTTTTGACGGCTCGTTGTTTAGGTTCCGTAGCCAATGAAAACAAATTAAAACAGGGGTTGGGCTTGGCCAAAAGCCTCATCAATAATGCAATCGGCCGACAACACCTAACAAAGCAATATCAACGCGTCATTTTTTCGAGCAATCCACAACCATTGTCTTTACAAGAAACGGCGGTCTTCACGACCGAAACCGTACCATTAAGCCAAGATAACTTTCATTCGGCATTATTAGCCAGCGGTGCTATCCCTATGGTGATGTTGGGTATACCTGATATTCCAGGAGCTCCAAAAGGTATGTATCGCGATGGCGGGATCATTGACTACCATTTTGATTTTACTGTGCAAAACGACGGCCTTACGCTATACCCTCATTTTAATAAAACCCCGAAGGCTGGCTGGTTTGACAAAAACCTAAAACGTACTGCCAGTGCCAAGCACTACGACAAAACAGTTATGCTGGTACCGTCTGATGAATTTGTAAGCCAATTGCCGTTTAGCAAAATACCAGATAGAACTGACTTTGAAAAAATGGATGCCACAACTAGAATTCGCTACTGGCATACGGTATTTGAAGAAACAGAAAGACTTGCTGAGTCGTTCGATAATATGGTCAAAAAGTTTGATCCGGCAAGGTTAAAGCCACTTGCGTTTTAA